The following proteins are encoded in a genomic region of Gavia stellata isolate bGavSte3 unplaced genomic scaffold, bGavSte3.hap2 HAP2_SCAFFOLD_44, whole genome shotgun sequence:
- the LOC132321768 gene encoding LOW QUALITY PROTEIN: acrosin-like (The sequence of the model RefSeq protein was modified relative to this genomic sequence to represent the inferred CDS: substituted 1 base at 1 genomic stop codon) has translation MIPQVTGKMLHEMKSLVLEEPKCWLDVISVWRKLHGREGQKDNVSQENPSLLKSKSEEETNIASDRQKPKQVRETVSEQHQGGSWREGDSGGPLTCKDNSADYFWLVGVTSWRKGCARAKXPGVYTSAQHFYDWILLQMGLPPAGRGSPTSRAWSHFLTASTPFQRPSPIPTQSGRFSSCPFPLQRLVEFFTWVQELLQVLRGRKA, from the exons GGAAGATGCTGCATGAGATGAAAAGCCTTGTCCTCGAGGAGCCAAAGTGTTGGCTGGATGTTATCTCTGTTTGGAGAAAGCTTCATGGGCGTGAGGGGCAAAAAGACAATGTCTCTCAAGAAAACCCATCGCTTCTCAAGAGCaaatcagaagaagagacaaatattgcaagCGACAGGCAGAAACCCAAACAAGTGAGAGAGACCGTGTCTGAGCAACATCAGGGCGGAAGctggagagag ggtgacagcggtggtcctctcaCCTGCAAAGATAACAGCGCTGACTACTTCTGGCTTGTTGGAGTGACCAGCTGGAGGAAAGGCTGTGCGAGAGCAAAATagcccggagtctacacctccgCTCAGCACTTTTACGACTGGATCCTGCTACAGATGGGACTGCCCCCAGCAGGAAGGGGCAGTCCAACATCACGGGCATGGAGTCATTTTCTCACCGCCTCAActccctttcagaggccaagccCAATACCAACGCAGTCGGGCAGGTTTAGctcctgcccatttccactccagaggCTGGTGGAGTTCTTCACttgggtgcaggagctcctgcaggtcctgagaggaagaaaggcttGA